From Pseudomonas hefeiensis, one genomic window encodes:
- a CDS encoding FHA domain-containing protein, whose translation MFELRVLSGLHRGAALPLVGEQWVVGAAEDADLALYDPGICGRHVGLRQVQGQWLLELLEGAVCDAQGQPWAAAEPLQSNAPFAVAGVWLCLAPADQPWPEEAALDDAAGLAADRETPRPAVRPSWPKRLAIAAAVITVASSAWAFTSQPTQAVARSPAQQLKHSKVALDNVEAVRLALDRMLQERDLGAGVRVESQGDQLVLVGELPRQRLAVVERLIERFHDRYETPVGITASVNERLTQLPFQIAQIVGGKHGHVVTADGRRLFLGDQIDGLRLTAIDSGKVTFEGDQRYEVTW comes from the coding sequence ATGTTCGAACTGCGCGTATTGAGTGGTCTGCACCGGGGTGCGGCGTTGCCGCTGGTTGGCGAGCAATGGGTGGTCGGGGCGGCCGAGGATGCCGACCTGGCGCTTTACGACCCAGGTATCTGTGGGCGTCACGTGGGCCTGCGGCAGGTGCAGGGCCAATGGCTGCTGGAGCTGCTGGAGGGTGCGGTTTGCGATGCTCAAGGCCAGCCCTGGGCAGCGGCCGAGCCCTTGCAGAGTAATGCCCCGTTTGCCGTGGCAGGCGTCTGGCTGTGCCTGGCCCCGGCCGATCAACCCTGGCCCGAAGAGGCGGCGCTGGATGACGCCGCGGGTCTGGCGGCGGACCGGGAAACCCCCAGGCCCGCTGTGCGGCCATCGTGGCCCAAGCGCCTGGCAATCGCCGCGGCGGTGATCACCGTCGCCTCCAGCGCCTGGGCCTTTACCAGCCAGCCGACGCAGGCCGTGGCGCGCAGCCCGGCCCAGCAGCTCAAACACAGCAAGGTGGCATTGGACAATGTCGAGGCGGTCCGCCTGGCGCTGGATCGCATGCTCCAGGAACGTGATTTGGGTGCCGGTGTGCGGGTCGAGAGCCAGGGTGACCAACTGGTCCTGGTGGGTGAGTTGCCGCGTCAACGCCTGGCGGTGGTCGAGCGGCTGATCGAACGTTTCCATGATCGCTATGAGACGCCAGTCGGGATCACGGCCAGCGTGAACGAGCGGCTGACGCAGTTGCCGTTCCAGATCGCCCAGATCGTGGGCGGCAAGCATGGCCACGTGGTCACCGCCGATGGACGTCGGTTGTTCCTGGGCGACCAGATCGATGGCCTGCGCTTGACCGCCATCGACAGCGGTAAAGTCACCTTCGAGGGCGACCAACGCTACGAGGTCACCTGGTGA
- the sctV gene encoding type III secretion system export apparatus subunit SctV produces the protein MIALLNKVANEALRRVEVVGAFVVLGIVFMLILPLPTPVVDALIAINICISCLLIVLSLYLPRPLAFSSFPAVLLLTTLFRLALSVATTRLILLQGDAGHIVQAFGDFVVGGNLAVGLVIFLILTVVNFLVITKGSERVAEVAARFTLDALPGKQMSIDSDLRANLIDVSEARRRREELNKESQLFGAMDGAMKFVKGDAIAGLVIVVINLIGGFSIGMMQHDMGASESMHLYAVLTIGDGLIAQIPALLISLTAGMIITRVSPEGQPAGSSVGKEIAQQLTAEPKAWVIASVGMLGFAALPGMPTLVFVVIALITGTAGIVQLYARARQARQSEQPIDVVAPAQNGAEDLRSFDPTRAYLLQFSKAVEGNAAAEEVIQAIRKKRNALVAGFGLTLPPFEIEYSALLEDDEFRFCVHEVPMLRATFTERVAVTRGPLPFEPRDGQVGSEVRDEHQWLWLTPDDPLLADERVEAVSAAELLVERMSRAMFATGPQFLGLQESKSILSWLEAGQPELVQELQRTMPLARFAAVLQRLAGEGVPLRAVRLIAESLIEHGQHERDVGALTDYARIALKSQIYHQYRDEDGLHVWLLTPETEGLLRDALRQTQTETFFALESLHTRALVMQLREGFPLRAKRVAVLLVAQDLRAPLRDLLRDEFNHVPVLAFSELHSSAQVTVLGRFDLEQEKLQMEAA, from the coding sequence ATGATCGCCCTGTTGAACAAAGTCGCCAACGAAGCGCTGCGGCGCGTCGAAGTGGTCGGGGCGTTCGTGGTGCTCGGCATCGTGTTCATGCTGATCCTGCCCTTGCCGACCCCGGTGGTCGATGCGCTGATCGCGATCAACATTTGTATCTCCTGCCTGCTGATTGTGCTGTCGCTATACCTGCCACGGCCACTGGCGTTCTCCTCGTTTCCCGCGGTGCTGCTGCTGACCACGCTGTTCCGGTTGGCATTGTCAGTGGCGACCACCCGATTGATCCTGCTCCAGGGCGACGCCGGTCATATCGTCCAGGCGTTCGGCGATTTTGTGGTGGGGGGCAACCTGGCGGTCGGGTTGGTCATCTTCCTCATTCTGACGGTGGTCAACTTCCTGGTGATCACCAAGGGCTCGGAGCGGGTCGCCGAAGTGGCGGCACGTTTCACACTGGACGCACTGCCAGGCAAGCAAATGTCCATCGACAGCGACCTGCGCGCGAACCTGATCGATGTCAGCGAAGCCCGGCGGCGCCGCGAGGAGCTGAACAAGGAAAGCCAGCTGTTCGGTGCGATGGACGGGGCGATGAAGTTCGTCAAGGGCGATGCCATCGCGGGCTTGGTGATCGTAGTGATCAACCTTATCGGCGGCTTTTCGATCGGGATGATGCAGCACGACATGGGCGCGTCCGAATCGATGCACTTGTATGCCGTGTTGACCATCGGTGACGGTCTGATCGCGCAGATTCCGGCTCTGCTGATTTCGCTCACTGCGGGCATGATCATCACCCGGGTGTCGCCCGAAGGGCAACCGGCGGGTAGCAGCGTCGGCAAGGAAATCGCCCAGCAGTTGACCGCCGAACCCAAGGCCTGGGTGATTGCTTCGGTGGGAATGCTCGGCTTCGCGGCCCTGCCCGGCATGCCCACGCTGGTGTTCGTTGTTATCGCCTTGATCACCGGCACCGCGGGCATCGTTCAGCTGTACGCCCGCGCACGGCAGGCGCGCCAGAGCGAGCAACCGATCGACGTCGTTGCCCCTGCACAGAACGGCGCTGAAGACCTGCGCAGCTTCGACCCGACCCGTGCCTATCTTTTGCAGTTTTCCAAAGCGGTGGAAGGCAACGCTGCGGCCGAGGAGGTCATCCAGGCGATCCGTAAGAAACGTAATGCGCTGGTGGCTGGCTTTGGCCTGACCTTGCCGCCCTTTGAGATCGAATACAGCGCGCTGCTGGAGGACGACGAATTCCGGTTCTGCGTGCACGAGGTGCCGATGTTGCGGGCAACCTTCACAGAACGTGTGGCCGTGACGCGCGGGCCGTTGCCGTTCGAACCGCGCGACGGGCAGGTCGGCAGCGAGGTGCGTGACGAGCATCAGTGGTTATGGCTGACGCCTGACGATCCGCTATTGGCGGACGAGCGCGTGGAGGCCGTGTCTGCCGCCGAGTTGCTGGTGGAGCGGATGAGCCGCGCCATGTTTGCCACGGGCCCGCAATTCTTGGGGCTTCAGGAGAGCAAGTCGATTCTCAGTTGGCTCGAAGCGGGCCAGCCAGAGCTGGTGCAGGAGCTGCAGCGGACCATGCCATTGGCCCGTTTCGCCGCCGTGCTCCAGCGCCTGGCCGGCGAAGGTGTTCCGCTGCGAGCGGTGCGCCTGATCGCCGAGTCCTTGATCGAGCATGGGCAGCATGAGCGTGACGTCGGTGCGCTGACGGACTACGCGCGCATCGCCCTGAAGTCGCAGATATATCACCAGTACCGCGACGAAGACGGCCTGCACGTGTGGCTGTTGACGCCGGAAACTGAAGGCCTGTTGCGCGACGCGCTGCGCCAGACCCAGACGGAAACCTTTTTTGCCTTGGAAAGCCTGCATACCCGCGCCTTGGTGATGCAGTTGCGCGAAGGTTTCCCGTTGCGCGCCAAGCGCGTGGCCGTGCTGTTGGTGGCGCAAGACCTGCGGGCTCCGCTGCGCGATTTGTTGCGCGACGAATTCAATCACGTGCCAGTGCTCGCCTTCAGTGAGTTGCATAGCAGCGCCCAGGTCACCGTGCTGGGGCGCTTTGACCTTGAGCAGGAAAAACTACAGATGGAGGCGGCGTGA
- a CDS encoding TyeA family type III secretion system gatekeeper subunit, translating into MAIMKVEAPTNAHIAVNLAQAASAMVGMGKPVASAQSVQSNSMEEVGMTFSHHVERNTKALSQRRIRNARSEVGQVRVETREQLEQWYDQLGHPGKQSLGAMAAQAGLLLCGEPVLEEVVQSTGGDPARTDLILQQALRDAQVQGRLVEAQRARDYLQLLRERYGAQIQAGMNIAEALRASGGDPELRQAVRRLYYDTVVLKQSLPTMMQALLGLFGEAAFVPGLDMMRRALADDIAAHTPSRPTALLRTLLIGLAASTQLGSVLHSCRRLLEQLAYSCPASQLTAVLLLQRMLGFVSSGLSAAEVRRIGRELGGEEERDQLVSLNGLYPLLKRLPLPLWRDGKSRQTALKNLLVLLDERSRDDPRCQTAAPVIGARS; encoded by the coding sequence ATGGCCATCATGAAAGTAGAAGCCCCGACAAATGCGCATATTGCCGTCAACCTTGCCCAGGCCGCTTCGGCCATGGTGGGCATGGGCAAGCCTGTCGCATCGGCCCAGTCCGTGCAGTCCAATTCGATGGAGGAGGTCGGCATGACCTTCAGCCATCACGTGGAGCGCAATACCAAGGCGCTGAGCCAGCGGCGCATACGCAATGCCCGCAGCGAGGTGGGCCAGGTGCGGGTCGAGACGCGCGAGCAGTTGGAGCAGTGGTACGACCAACTCGGCCACCCAGGCAAGCAGAGCCTGGGGGCAATGGCGGCCCAGGCCGGTCTGTTGCTGTGTGGCGAGCCGGTGCTTGAAGAGGTGGTGCAGTCCACCGGTGGTGACCCGGCCCGTACCGACCTGATCCTGCAGCAAGCCTTGCGCGATGCCCAAGTGCAAGGTCGTCTCGTTGAAGCCCAGCGCGCTCGCGACTACCTGCAGCTATTGCGCGAGCGTTATGGCGCACAGATCCAGGCGGGCATGAATATCGCCGAGGCTTTGCGCGCTTCGGGCGGCGATCCCGAGCTGCGCCAGGCGGTAAGGCGGCTCTACTACGACACCGTGGTGCTCAAGCAGTCGTTGCCCACCATGATGCAGGCATTGCTTGGCCTGTTCGGCGAGGCGGCGTTCGTGCCGGGGCTGGACATGATGCGCCGGGCACTGGCTGACGACATCGCTGCGCACACGCCTTCACGCCCAACCGCCCTGTTGCGCACGTTGTTGATCGGCCTTGCCGCCTCGACGCAACTGGGCAGTGTCCTGCACAGCTGCCGCCGTTTGCTCGAGCAACTGGCCTACAGTTGTCCGGCCAGCCAGCTCACGGCCGTGCTGTTGCTCCAGCGCATGCTGGGGTTTGTCAGCAGTGGCCTGTCGGCGGCGGAAGTACGGCGTATAGGACGTGAATTGGGTGGAGAAGAGGAGCGGGACCAACTGGTTTCTCTGAACGGCCTGTACCCCTTGCTCAAGCGTTTGCCGCTGCCACTCTGGCGTGATGGCAAAAGCCGACAGACCGCGCTGAAGAACCTGTTGGTGCTGCTCGATGAGCGCTCCCGTGACGACCCCCGCTGCCAGACCGCTGCCCCGGTGATTGGAGCGCGCTCATGA
- a CDS encoding RNA polymerase sigma factor, translating into MNSLNLMAPPQTSPAPAGAPDICFGEERKLRLFVQKRVLNQDDADDIIQLTYLEAWRNQQKFKGLAKQDTWLCGIALNLIRNHFRRFYAQPPLSTFDESEFHESSDDIDLSELCDNRRLLDRTLLAMDALSKDMRDTLWTAVDTESSYRDAAERLGVPIGTVRSRLFRAREQLKRSVYGEARP; encoded by the coding sequence ATGAACAGCCTGAATCTCATGGCCCCCCCGCAAACCTCCCCGGCACCCGCAGGTGCGCCAGACATCTGCTTCGGCGAGGAACGCAAGCTGCGTCTGTTTGTGCAAAAACGTGTACTCAATCAAGACGACGCCGACGACATCATCCAGCTCACGTACCTGGAAGCCTGGCGCAACCAGCAGAAGTTCAAAGGGCTGGCAAAGCAGGACACTTGGTTGTGTGGCATCGCCCTCAACCTGATCCGCAACCACTTCCGCCGCTTCTACGCGCAGCCACCGCTGAGTACTTTCGACGAAAGCGAGTTCCACGAGTCCAGTGACGACATTGACCTGAGTGAACTGTGCGACAACCGTCGGCTGTTGGACCGTACGCTGTTAGCCATGGACGCGCTGTCCAAGGACATGCGCGATACCCTGTGGACCGCGGTGGACACCGAGAGCAGCTACCGCGATGCCGCCGAACGGCTGGGCGTCCCTATTGGCACCGTGCGCTCAAGGTTGTTTCGTGCGCGTGAGCAACTCAAACGAAGCGTCTATGGAGAAGCCCGGCCATGA
- a CDS encoding GNAT family N-acetyltransferase, with the protein MTHNRLNSRPNLPRGVRRYTPDDLPVMTAIFNESALGGTSSPVLRAFSLKEMTFFVDCFVKEGDPIYVLERAGEVVAWLIVNRFCWGAQACRLTGEVSIYVRNDHIGSGVGIRLGQAAVVLARQYGFETLVAWIIEHNEASKRGVQGLGATQWGRFPGIARFAENRADVVLYGLHLTPGDTAPTTLSAPEQNEEASLA; encoded by the coding sequence ATGACCCATAATCGTTTGAACAGCCGGCCCAACCTGCCACGCGGCGTGCGCCGCTACACCCCCGACGACTTGCCGGTGATGACAGCTATCTTCAACGAAAGCGCTCTGGGGGGAACCAGTTCCCCCGTACTGAGAGCGTTTTCCCTGAAGGAAATGACGTTCTTCGTCGACTGTTTCGTCAAGGAGGGTGACCCGATCTACGTGCTCGAACGTGCCGGCGAAGTCGTCGCCTGGTTGATCGTCAACCGCTTCTGCTGGGGAGCCCAGGCCTGCCGATTGACCGGCGAAGTGTCGATCTACGTGCGCAACGACCACATCGGCAGCGGCGTAGGCATCCGCCTCGGCCAAGCCGCGGTGGTGCTGGCCAGGCAGTATGGTTTCGAGACGCTGGTGGCCTGGATCATCGAGCACAACGAGGCCAGCAAACGCGGCGTACAAGGGCTTGGCGCCACGCAATGGGGACGTTTTCCCGGCATTGCCCGGTTCGCAGAGAACCGTGCGGACGTCGTGCTCTATGGACTGCACCTGACGCCAGGCGACACGGCACCCACCACCCTTTCTGCGCCGGAGCAAAACGAGGAGGCCAGTCTGGCGTGA
- a CDS encoding cytochrome P450 family protein → MAYERTLDLNSDAFRGEAYRHYAALRQASPVFFSQAEGQLPMWYVTGAREVEEVLLDNERFARDPSRIDAQFAAMLGGEQSIAFLNDHMLNRDGDSHRRLRRLVNKAFTLKAVNALRPRIEQIAETLLEPVQSGGQMDVVSQYAFPLSITVIAELLGVPAQDRDDFRRWSHMIVQQVGHDLSELQRCYNEFAGYMLALIDQRRAQPGDDLVSALVQVEEEGSMLSQSELCSMIALLIIAGHETSASMIGNAVHMLVQHPKALARLRDEPALMPGAVEEFLRYDSSVERAMVRFVTRDTELAGQRLLRGQLLIAVVGSANRDQGLCENPDTLDITRPACPHMSFGKGTHYCLGASLARQELEIALNTLLRRCPGLQLAVDPGAVRWRYVPNFRGPEALPVCWSVD, encoded by the coding sequence ATGGCTTACGAGCGTACCCTTGATTTGAATAGCGACGCGTTTCGCGGCGAGGCTTATCGGCATTATGCGGCGCTGCGCCAGGCGTCTCCGGTGTTCTTCAGCCAGGCCGAAGGGCAGCTGCCGATGTGGTACGTCACCGGTGCGCGGGAAGTCGAGGAGGTGCTGCTGGACAACGAGCGCTTTGCCCGTGACCCGTCGCGGATCGATGCGCAGTTTGCCGCGATGCTTGGCGGCGAGCAATCCATCGCGTTTCTTAATGACCACATGCTCAACCGCGACGGTGACAGTCATCGCCGCTTGCGTCGCCTGGTCAACAAGGCTTTCACGTTGAAGGCGGTGAACGCCCTGCGGCCTCGTATCGAACAGATCGCCGAGACGTTGCTGGAGCCAGTGCAGTCGGGCGGACAAATGGATGTGGTGAGCCAATATGCATTCCCGTTATCGATCACCGTCATCGCCGAACTGCTTGGCGTCCCCGCGCAAGACCGTGACGATTTCCGCCGCTGGTCCCACATGATCGTCCAGCAGGTGGGGCATGACCTGAGCGAGTTGCAGCGTTGCTACAACGAATTCGCCGGCTACATGCTCGCGCTGATCGACCAGCGTCGAGCGCAGCCGGGTGACGATCTGGTTTCGGCGCTGGTGCAGGTCGAGGAAGAGGGCAGCATGCTCAGCCAAAGTGAACTGTGCAGCATGATCGCGCTGCTGATCATTGCCGGGCACGAAACGTCGGCGTCGATGATCGGCAATGCTGTGCACATGCTCGTGCAGCACCCCAAGGCGCTGGCGCGATTGCGTGACGAGCCGGCGTTGATGCCTGGTGCGGTCGAAGAGTTTCTGCGCTATGACTCCTCGGTGGAACGGGCCATGGTCCGCTTCGTCACCCGGGACACCGAACTGGCCGGGCAACGCTTGCTGCGCGGGCAACTGCTGATTGCGGTGGTGGGCTCAGCCAATCGTGACCAAGGGTTGTGTGAAAATCCTGACACACTCGATATCACTCGCCCGGCCTGTCCGCACATGTCTTTCGGCAAAGGCACGCACTACTGCCTGGGCGCCTCGCTGGCCCGGCAGGAATTGGAAATTGCCTTGAATACACTTCTTCGGCGCTGCCCTGGGCTGCAATTGGCGGTCGATCCCGGCGCCGTACGCTGGCGCTATGTGCCCAACTTCAGAGGGCCCGAGGCGTTGCCGGTGTGCTGGTCGGTGGATTGA
- a CDS encoding serine hydrolase domain-containing protein, producing the protein MTHALAIHGQCDTRFEPVKEAFIRLMQSPFERGAALCIQIDGETVIDLWAGIAGPQPDSHWQRDTLLNLFSCTKPFTAVAIMQLVGEGRLDLDAPVCRYWPEFANAGKASITVRQVLCHRAGLPALRTPLAPETLYDWHTMTDLIAEEHPWAAAGEQQTYSPLLFGWILGELLRRVDGLTPAQSIHQRVAAPLGLDFHLGLDDATIARCAYMARTKDEIDDEAFGRVLKDVLNEPTAMSALAFANPPMVLGRSNEAGWKRMTQPAANGHGNARSLAAFYAGLLDGQLLESPLLNEMLREHSAEYDPTIQTPTRFGLGIMLNQPDVANGSYGMGNEAFGHMGAGGTIGFADPERGVAFGFACNTIGSYVLMDPRARGLASIAMGCL; encoded by the coding sequence ATGACGCATGCACTTGCTATCCATGGCCAATGCGACACTCGCTTCGAACCGGTCAAAGAGGCTTTTATCCGGCTGATGCAGAGCCCATTCGAACGCGGCGCCGCCCTTTGCATTCAGATTGACGGCGAAACCGTTATCGATTTGTGGGCCGGCATTGCCGGGCCGCAACCGGACAGCCATTGGCAGCGCGACACCCTGCTCAATCTGTTTTCCTGCACCAAACCCTTCACGGCGGTGGCGATCATGCAACTGGTCGGCGAAGGACGCCTGGACCTGGACGCGCCGGTCTGCCGCTACTGGCCCGAATTCGCCAACGCCGGCAAAGCATCGATCACCGTGCGCCAGGTGCTTTGCCATCGGGCCGGGCTGCCGGCGCTGCGCACACCCCTGGCACCGGAAACCCTCTACGACTGGCACACCATGACCGACCTGATCGCCGAGGAGCATCCCTGGGCTGCGGCCGGAGAGCAGCAAACCTATTCGCCCCTGCTGTTCGGCTGGATCCTCGGCGAACTGCTACGCCGGGTGGATGGCCTGACGCCGGCGCAAAGCATTCACCAGCGGGTGGCGGCGCCGCTCGGGCTGGACTTCCATCTCGGCCTGGACGACGCGACCATCGCACGCTGCGCCTACATGGCACGCACCAAAGACGAGATCGACGATGAAGCTTTTGGCAGGGTGCTGAAGGACGTGCTCAACGAGCCGACCGCCATGAGCGCACTGGCCTTCGCCAACCCGCCCATGGTGCTGGGGCGCAGTAACGAAGCTGGCTGGAAGCGCATGACCCAACCGGCAGCCAACGGACATGGTAACGCCCGCAGCCTGGCAGCGTTCTACGCCGGCCTGCTCGACGGGCAGTTGCTGGAGTCGCCGTTGCTCAACGAAATGTTGCGCGAGCACAGCGCCGAATACGACCCGACCATCCAGACCCCAACACGTTTCGGCCTGGGCATCATGCTCAACCAGCCAGATGTGGCGAACGGCAGTTATGGCATGGGCAACGAGGCATTCGGCCACATGGGCGCCGGGGGCACCATCGGGTTCGCCGACCCTGAACGCGGGGTGGCGTTCGGCTTCGCCTGCAACACCATTGGCTCCTACGTCTTGATGGACCCACGCGCTCGCGGCTTGGCCAGTATCGCGATGGGCTGCCTGTAG
- a CDS encoding transglycosylase SLT domain-containing protein — translation MSRTLAPLPARRFVPKGLSMLAVGALLYGCQHLEPQLTIGDPFANEPYRSQLRWLEPAPTDTIIQIGESAPQSGGSLWARMRQGFFLQTKTQGVARIDEQRRWLMARPAFLTQTGRAGSRYLHFIVGELNKRNMPLELALLPAIESGFNPNARSPAQALGLWQFIPATGRRYQLQQRGDYDERRDIPSSTRAALDYLSYLHDYFDGDWLLALAAYNAGEGRVRDAIKRNRARGLATHYWNLSLPGETQNYVPRLLALSQLVNTPADYGVSLAPIADQPYFQMVALAQSVDLAHLAQLSGVHERELHMLNPAARGRARGRLLMPLEASRRLLAQPDMIAKAALPRVVASEEQVVASPDTGTAEPQVVEVAVPPGV, via the coding sequence ATGTCCCGAACACTTGCACCTTTGCCGGCCCGTCGATTCGTCCCCAAAGGGTTGTCCATGCTGGCCGTGGGGGCCTTGCTGTATGGCTGCCAGCACCTCGAACCGCAACTGACCATCGGCGATCCTTTCGCCAACGAGCCTTACCGCTCGCAACTGCGCTGGCTTGAGCCGGCGCCTACGGACACGATCATCCAGATCGGCGAGTCAGCCCCGCAAAGTGGCGGCAGCCTGTGGGCGCGCATGCGCCAGGGGTTTTTCTTGCAGACCAAGACCCAGGGGGTGGCGCGCATCGATGAGCAGCGCCGCTGGCTGATGGCACGTCCGGCGTTCCTCACCCAGACCGGACGCGCCGGCAGCCGATACTTGCACTTCATCGTGGGCGAACTGAACAAGCGCAACATGCCGCTGGAACTGGCGCTGCTGCCGGCTATCGAGAGCGGGTTCAATCCGAACGCCCGATCGCCTGCCCAAGCCCTCGGCCTCTGGCAATTCATTCCCGCTACGGGGCGCCGGTACCAATTGCAGCAGCGAGGCGACTATGACGAGCGCCGCGACATTCCCTCATCGACGCGAGCCGCCCTGGATTATTTGTCCTACCTGCACGATTACTTCGACGGCGACTGGTTGCTGGCGCTGGCCGCCTACAACGCCGGGGAAGGGCGGGTACGCGACGCCATCAAGCGCAATCGCGCCCGCGGCCTGGCGACCCACTATTGGAACCTGTCGTTGCCCGGTGAGACCCAGAACTATGTGCCGCGACTCCTGGCGCTGTCGCAACTGGTGAATACACCAGCAGACTATGGCGTGAGCCTGGCGCCCATTGCCGACCAGCCGTACTTCCAGATGGTGGCCTTGGCGCAGTCCGTGGACCTGGCACACCTGGCGCAGTTGTCCGGTGTGCATGAGCGAGAGTTGCACATGCTCAACCCTGCCGCGCGTGGCCGGGCCAGGGGACGCTTGTTGATGCCCTTGGAAGCGTCGCGCAGGCTGCTGGCCCAGCCGGACATGATCGCCAAGGCCGCGCTGCCTCGCGTGGTCGCCAGCGAAGAACAGGTGGTTGCCTCACCCGATACTGGCACGGCCGAGCCGCAGGTGGTGGAGGTGGCCGTGCCGCCAGGGGTGTGA
- a CDS encoding type III effector: MASPIYCKLIDQLCALTMIPTPSAFYEQANLSVKDVDFSLKHTPGVGEGDVFIYCGFGPLPVANREAVLQRLLETNLYLLSGAFCPSLSYNRDSEQVILIGHVPLETLTAERLLGLMGGAADMALIWRDGYFFDGASPNDAAKTTQPKPTPRSTGLNSALSI, translated from the coding sequence ATGGCGTCACCCATCTATTGCAAGCTGATCGATCAGCTCTGCGCACTCACGATGATTCCTACCCCGTCAGCGTTCTACGAACAGGCAAACCTGTCGGTCAAGGATGTGGACTTTTCCCTGAAGCACACCCCTGGTGTGGGTGAGGGAGACGTCTTTATCTACTGCGGCTTCGGGCCATTGCCTGTGGCAAATCGCGAAGCGGTCCTGCAACGGCTGCTGGAAACCAACCTGTACCTGCTGAGCGGGGCGTTCTGCCCTTCCCTGTCTTACAACCGCGACAGCGAACAGGTGATCCTGATCGGCCACGTCCCCCTGGAAACCCTCACGGCCGAGCGTCTGCTCGGGCTGATGGGCGGTGCCGCCGACATGGCGCTGATCTGGCGCGATGGCTACTTCTTCGACGGCGCCAGCCCAAACGACGCCGCCAAGACCACCCAGCCCAAACCCACCCCCCGTAGCACCGGGCTCAACAGCGCCCTGTCAATCTAG